The DNA segment ttttaaattttttgaaaggaTCCAATcgtaataaattatttttcctATTGTTATATTTGGATGTGAggtataataataatgatactaatatttttctattttcagtccAGAAAAGCTTCTTATAGACCACAGTAAAATGGATTCAGGCTTAGAAGAAAAAGGtaataaattaaagataaaaaaggtagaaacaaaaaagaacattttggttcaattaacaaatattaagCCCAAGTGCttccttgataaaaaaaaaatctaatgaaTAAGCACATAAAACATGAACGACGGCAACAAAAAAACCTATTGATTTACACTAGGttacatatcaaaataagatCTGATATTGTCAATGTAAATTTActgcaaaatatatatagagGTCTCCTACGaacctttattataaacattaccATAATATCTGTTCCAGTTggaacaaatataatatatcctTTATTTCTATAGGAAAGAATACTGTGATATGTGTTCCATGAGTTTGAAATAATGTTACATACTATTTCTTCAAGTTCCTCTTGGAatgaacttttattttgtgaGAGTTTGATTGCAAGTGAGACAACTCGCCACCAGAAATTGAATAGGATTACAGTTTGTTAAGTACCAATTTCAAATCATGCCTCCTTCTTTAAGGGTAAAGCAGCATGAAGGTAACTAAAAACCAGACATTAATCAAGATTAGTCATATTGGGTAACTGATGAAAATCTAagttttcacatagaaatggaTTGGTTATTGTGGCTTGTTTTAcattagaaaatatataaaccaCAGTTGAATATAATCTTTAACAGTATATAGAAACTTATTTTGGTTTAATTATGgtcaaatgtaaaaattataaatgcatGAAGAAGATATTTTTTCTGGACATAAAATGTAGGATAAACAAATCTTGAAATGCATGTAGAAGGTTTTTTCTGGACATAGGATTAACTAGTTTATAACTGAATCAGGATTAACTAGTTTATAACTGAATCAAAGTCACTTTACAACaacgaaaaaaagaattccacactgttttacattaaaatttcctgtttattcATAAAtcttgtattttactttttttcaggaTCAAACAATAGTTCAGGTTCTGAAACACCTATGGATACAGCTGAAGGTTCAAGTGACTCCAAAAGTCCTAAACGTAGTAAAAATGATAAGGTACTAGATTCTGACTCTAGTAGTCCATGGTCTGACTTTCCCAGCTTGAGTGAAGATGATTCATCTGAGGAAGAAGACATTGAGGAAGGTGAACGCACAAGTCAGATTCAACTGGACAGATTGTTCTGGTATCTTTATTCTAGGTTATTGAaagataaaacatgtttaaatgacATTTACACAGACCTTTTTGCTAATCCTGGACTTTATGACAAGTTTAAATtcatcaagaaaatcatgaatgCTTGTGAGTTTGGACCAACCTttgatactttttgtttttcccTGCCAAGGCCAGATAATATGGAGAACGATTTCAGAAGAGCTGTTCACAGCATGAAAGAGCTTCTAAAGAAGTGTCAAGATGGGTCTGTTACAACAACTTGTATGAATTCTTTAGATTTTCCTTCGGAGTCATCCAAACAAATGGCGGAAAAATTATTGCAGAAGTTAAAGAAGAAACTTGAAAGAGAACCAGTTGAACAACCCAAACAAGATAAAGCTCTTCGTGAACAAACAAAGAAGGCTGAACAAATCACAGATAAGGGGGTCAATGGTACTAAAAATGATGATCAGGACAcaagttttaaagaaaaagcTTCCTCCAATGCATCaaatacaagtaaaaaagaaaccaGTTCCAAAAATAATACTAGTTGCAAGGAAGACAATACCAGTCAAAAGGCCGCAAATTCTCAGGATCAAGAAAAGAAGGTAAATGGTTCTAAAACAAATGCTGGTTCCTATTCTGAAAATGATGATCTAAAGGACACCAGTTCTAAAGAAAAAGCTACATCCAAAGCATCAAAAACTAGTAAAAAAGAAACCAGTTCCAAAAATAATACTAGTTCCAAGGAAGATAATGCCAGTCAAAAGGCCACCAGTTCTAAGGATCAAGATAAGCAGACACCAGATGATCCAGATGCAGAACATGATCAGAACGAGGAAAGCATAGACGAAAACCAGGAGGAGCACAATGATTCAGACTGGGATTATTATGGAGCTGAAGAGGAGTTTGATGAACTTACAGAggatcaaaaaataaataagattctTGCAAATAGCTTCCcacataatataatttatttgctGTCGGATGGAAAAACAGATATTATACCATCTTGGTGTGGTCAGATACAGGTTCTTGTCAATCctgtcaataaaatattgtccttTTTGATGTATGATTATGTACCATTGTATCCAGATGATATAAGAGGAGCGATATTAAATGGAATGTCAGCACCAGTTGTCCGTAGAAACATTGCTAAGGAACTTGAGAAGTTTGAATGTTGCAGACTGTTAAGGATGGATGTTCCACTAAAAAGCTTGGAAGAATTGTTTGTAGTTCAGCCAAATGATAGGGAGTTCCtcatatattcaaaattgactcCTCCTGCAAAATTTTATCAGAGATATATCAGTGTCAGTTGCAGGGATGGAAATAATTGGAGTGAAAGGCAGCCATTTTTACCTTTTGAAGGTCATTCGTTTTCCGATTGTTCAAGAAAGTATATGCTCATTTTTGGTGGAGAAGTTTCAGAGATGTCAGACATCATGGCACAGATAATTGCATGTAGACCAgaacaaaaaatatgtactgAACCAAAGGGAAAAATTACTATGGTGGAtctaatagaaaaattaaatgaaaatgatgatCCAGAAAATTCCAGTGCAATTAACACTCACTCTAGAGAGGAGGAGACTGAGCATCAAAATATAGATGTTAATATAAGGCACAGGAACAATATATTGGACATGTTGATTAAGTACGAAATTATCAATGAAGATCAGGgtgaaaaaattaaacagaatgtggatttgaaacaaaaaaagccacaaaataagaagataaacAACTTTCTTGACAAGCTAGATCTTGACCCATGTTTGAAGGATTATGTCAATTTTGGATGTGAAGATGTCAGCAAATTGGAGAAGCACTTGACAAAAAAATTAGAAGCTGGAGAATATGGCCATGAAATGGAGAGCTTGATGTTGAAATATCCAGAAAGATACAACTTTGATGATATAACAGTTGCTGAATTCCTTAATGcagaaaaaaaggataaaagCTATAGGACTCTTTTTTATTCCTTTTGCAGGTCTGAACCAGAACAATGCGACTGCACGTGGCACTGTAAGGTATGCAAGCAGTGCCAGGATTGGAGATCTTGGCATTGTTCAAACTGCAACAAATGTGCATATGGCATATCAAATTCCATATGTGAATATTGTGGCTATAAGAGTTCTGGAAAATTTATTCTTCAGCCTGATTCATATCACACAGAAAAAATAGAAGCATATGAAGGAATGTAtacttgtaataaaataaaagaccaCTGGAATTTAAAGTTGTCCATAGATGATGTCCCTGATTGGACAAAAGAGGTGAAAGTTGATGATGAAAGTTCAGGAGACTTCAAGCTAAAAGATTATATAAACAGGGATGACCTTGGAATAGTTAACCTTTGGGCATTGGCTATAGGGTTGTCTGGTAGTGGTCCAAGGAGGCACATTGGTCGTTTCTTCACTGAGTATTTTAGATATCAAATTGCAGAAAATATTCCTCTGATTGTGTTACATTAATAAATGTTATGTATCTGTATAGAGAGAAAACATTTGAATAGGAGCTACTGGAAATGTACATTCTTTTGGGAAATTGgatatttgttacattttcttagaaattttttatttgtgttctatagattttttgttatttatcattCTTTGCTACCACAAAAAAGTGTTTTGTATATCAATTTGCTtacttctatatatatatatatatatattctttactGTAAGAGCATGTTGATTCGTGAATAATTAATATTAGTGCTAGgatttggtttaaaaattgtaaatattgtgtAGTGTGAATTtacatcaaattattttatttccaagCTGGAGTTTTGTTGCAATGATGTGGATCATCTACAAAAAGTTATGAGAAAAATAGAgtgttcatttttatgtttgtgctattttgtaaaaatagcATTATTGATGATGTAGatttagttttgaaattttcctaGAAAATTGAGAATCAGGTTACAGCTAGTGTCTGAGTGAAAactcttatttttttgtaaatgtagtCAATATCTAAATAATGTTCAAGAAATTATGTAGCTTTCTGTTATAAGTACAGCTAGTGCTTCAGTTATCTAAATCATACATGTTTTTCCGTTTTGATTTGGTTCTAATTGTACAGTTTGTACATGTGGTGTTTTCCTTGAAAAAtttagtttattattttgaCATTGATCTTTGACAAATAggtagtatatatataaagttgaagaaGAAAATTTTAATGCTTAAGTAAAatggtaattattttttttttatataaagcttggcaaaaaagattttttcaaaatttcaatacaGTTATAGTGGGTTACTTCCCCTTAAATTAATGATTTGTACAAGGAATACACAAACAGTGTTCTGCAAATGGTCCAGCATGATAAATGATTTGCAAAGTGGTTTTACTACCTTGTTAATGAGAGGACTTACCGGGTAACCCACAATTGTAAatgatatttcaaaagtttaCACAAGAAGAAACCTTAATTGGttacaatttcattaaaaatagatttattacCAAAGACATATAAAACCTGTTTTAGTTTCTTCCAATGTTATTGaaatatgataatatatatgagttataagttttgattttaggtgaaaatttcttgataatatacaaataacttGTATGTACATGGAATGTTTATTATACATTTCTGTTGTGAACATTTTAAGCTTTACATTTGACATGgctaatttatttacataaaaaaaaaacttcacttTTATTTATCAGGCAAATTGTACAtacatcttttcttttttgtccttttttgtttgaaataaaaattaaatgcaagatttgattttattttcatgaaagaACAGTGAAGCTGTGAAAAAAACTTGACATTTAGTTCACATGTTCATTATAatttaaacagtttaaaatctgcttaaaattaGGCCCAGGAATTGGCCCAGATTTTACAGTCCACTGAACAAGGAAATATAATAGTGCAATCAGGATATGATGTCCTATTGATGCAAATTCTTCATGACCAATACAAGAAATGATGAAAAATCTTTAATAGTCTCTGTGAATAAATATGAATTCACATCCTTTGTCTAGAGATTAGACGATTTAAGCCTTTTTGTGTGGATTAGACaaccatgtacatgtacttctttGAAACACACAGacataaaaagatgtggtatgagtgtcaatgagacaactctccatccaagtcacaatttgtaaaagtaaactattataggtttACATAaagccttcaacatggagcctagTCTCACACTTAACAgccagctataaagggcctaaaaaattactagtgtaaaaccattcaagcAGGAAATCTAACaatctaatctatttaaaatcCATAATCACCTATGAACtgttataatttcatactttttatttgacatgtataataaataacACCAAAGGGTGTGTTGTAATGGTTGTACAGCTTTCTAGGTCAAGGTCGATGAATCTAGTTTATGTTGACAACCTAATCTTCTATGGTTACGATCATGTCTGCTCTATATCTCGAGAATCGTTATGATTTCATACATacattaaccaacaccagaggccGAGGGTGTGTCAAAATGTTTGTACAACTTACCTGGTCAAAAACTAGTTCCAGTTGACAACCCAATCGGCTATGGTTACGATCATGTCTGCTCTATATCtcgagaaccgttatgatttcatacatacattaaccaacaccagagggtgtgtcaaaATGTTTGTACAACTTCCCTGGTCAAAAACTAGTTCCAGTTGACAACCCAATCGGCTATGGTAAAGATCGAAttcgctctatatcttgagagccattatgatttcaaagctAATACTTGACATGAACATTAATCAACACCAGATAGTGTGTCAAAATATATGTGTAACTTCCAAGAcgaaaggtcaaggtcaaaaacttacAGTTAACAATCCTATGTCCTATGGTAAAAGATCAAgtatatcttgagaaccattatgatttcaaagcctatacttgacatgtatattaaacAACACTAGATGGTATGTCATAATCtttgtacaacttcctaggtataaggtcaaggtcaaaaattggtttcagttgacaattCTATGTCCTTTGGTAAACATAATGTCCACTGTATATCTTGAGACCCCTTATGATTTCAAAGATTATACTTGCTATATacattaaccaacaccagaagGTGCGTCAatttgtatgtacaacttccaaggtcaaagttcaaggtcaaaaCTGGTTTCTGTTGACAACCCAAAGTCGTATAGTCATGAACCAGTATGATTTTAAcgtttatacttgacatgtatattaaccaacaccagataGTCATAcagtatgtacaacttcctaggtcaaaggtcaaggtaaaacaaaattggtttcagttgacaaacCTACGTCCTTTGGTAAAGAACTTACACGCTCTATATCTTGAAACCCGTTATGCATTCAAAGATTATAGTTGTCATGTACATTAAGCAACACCAGAgagtatatcaaaatatatgcaCAACTTCCTAGATCAAAGGTTAAGGTTAAAAACTGGTTTCTGTTGACAACTCCATGTCTTAAGGTAAAAAtagtgtccgctctatatcttgagtaccattatgattttaaatttaatacttgacatgtatattaacaAACACCAGAtgatgtgtcataatgtatgtacaacttactaggtcaaaggtcaatgtcaaaaactttggtttcagttgataACAATATATCCTTTGGTAAAGATCGTGTaagctctatatcttgagaaccattttaatttcataaagtttatacttgacatgtatatcaaacagcaccagagaatgtgtcataatgtatatTGTACACTTTCCTAGGTCAAGGTCAAGGCCAAAAACTCCGGTCTCAGTTGACAACATCAAGAGACAACTACATTTTTTTACCACACGTCATCCATCTCAATGATGTCTAGTTAGTTCACATCCAGTTCTGCTGTCAAGACTATACaggctgaaatgtctcgcctattttacttatcattattgaatttatactgaaaaattgaaaatgaacatgACGAAGGTATTACTAcaaatatcacataaacttaacattatccATTATCAATGATCCTACAAAATTGGGTTAAGTTCAAATGAACCCTGCCAGCAAGATTTGTAAAAAGTCGAACTCTGCTTGTTACATAACATGGTTGTATAGACGTAAAACATTTTGTGTTTCTGGACAGTAATTAAAGCCATAAGTGGCAATATCTTTATCAAACCCAGTTTGCTAATGCCCAATACATTTTGATGTGTCGAAATGTTAAGGGTTACAACAGCTATTGAGGGGTGTTGCATATTGTGGAAGTCTGTACTGGGCCAGATTAATATATGTCTTTGATGCTACATAGAATTGCTTAAATTCACGCTAATGATTggactctggtggatagtttgTCTGATTGACAATCATACCCCTTACCGAAAAATAAGCCATGCGGCAAATGTTTGCCACAAGATTACCATGCAAACGAAGGTTGCGGCAAGCTGGCTGCAAACATCATTATGCAAATTAGATTTGCCGCAAGCTTGCTGCAATTGTTTGATGCAAGATTGCGGGAATTGTTTGATGCAAAACTACGGCAAACTTGCAGTAAGTTGAACAATTTATTTCTTTCAAGTTACAcagcaacatttttaaaaagtcaattcCTGCCTGTATACAAACAGTCATTGAAAGAGTTCTTGTAAACTTATGAGATTTAAGGAAATACTGAATATCCTATACTGAACCAAAATGCCTCCTTGATCTCTTATACTAGTTTGTGAAATGCATTTTCTAaactcaaatttcaaattgttttcttCCAGGAAGTGCCAACTAGGCATGCCAGGTCAATATTGTATAATTCTTGCAATGTTCTTGCAAACATATAGAATTGTCTGCAATCTTGCGGCAAACATTCTTTATCAtgttaaacttttttgaaatcttaCAGCAAACATTTATGTTTCTGCAAACTTGCCGCAAGCCTGCAGCAAAAGGCTGCCATTTTTGCCATAATTTTGCAGCTAGCGACAAACATCTGCAAACACTATTCTCTGTGTTCCTGCAAACACTTCAGTATACACTTTCGTCTTTGTATAAAAATGCCTCATCATGTTAccaagtttccgtcagtcacatgtcccttgacaccattttcatggttcagtgaggCTACTTGAAAACATAGTcaagttaagtttttttgtaatgtgAAATTCTCAATCAGACGATACACTATTGAAACGTACATagattttgtcaatttaataaaggagcactagctacgatatatataaaaaaattaagtatatatttttttagattaatcattaattaaattggaataatgaaataataatttgcttttagcaatcaatttgctttaattttgttgaaataagcgattatacataatttttgactgattcacttgcaagtgaaaacgtcatcatcattctaaccgGTATTCATATGAACTTAACTTAACCCCCTAGCTAGagactgacaacgcatgcattgtacgtgaactggttatttaaagaaaaaaaatgtcaacaatgaaagtgaaactacagtaaatcatttgattactaattcgatccacataaattatttcttatacggttaaaaacaacgagtaacttatatttttaatctataaattcaaatcaaacagacctgtaaaaatccaattgcacgtgctggtttaacctattcatatctttatttgtgtttacatcgcttatatggtcatctgaggtcaaatcgatagttaattagatggcgtctggatttaaatacacacgaaacgaacctacatatcatctaccccatgctctgtaaactgtttattttaaacgtttgatatattggataaatgttttacattgttattaatcaaatatgagaatttgagtcaaattggtgaccatgaatttgacagctagtgcccctttaaggtAAAAATGTATAATCTTCACGGTCTTCATTCCTGCCAATCTGATAATTAAGGATATCTGAGACTATTATAACACTGAATATACTTAGTCTCAGAGGATAGATCAGGATAGTTATCAgccagtttattttttttccttttttgaaaaGAAGTCTACAAGAGTTGCAGTGGCGATAAATTATCAATCATACTTGTCTTGATAAAAATCACACAACAAGAGtatgtaaatcatttgattttcagACTAGGAAAAATAAACTTAGGATAATGGGGCAAACATGTATCATCCAAGTTTTCATGGCTTTGACAAACGCATACAAAACGAAACACCAcattttttctatcaaatggaTGCGTCAACTCTTCTTCATCACCTGAATACTACACTGTCCGACTGCTTGGACTGCTGTAGTACTTTAATATAAGTATTAAAAGTTAcatcaaatatatgtataaaaaccGGATTTTATGCTTGATTATATCCGATACTGTTTTATATTTAGAGTTAAATGACAGATGGCGGGAAACTTTCCCTCGTTAATTCTTCAATTCAGAATTCTCGGAAGAATGTGAAGATTGATTTTTACCATAAAGTAAGTTAACAATTGTGTTACCCTACAAGCTCACGAACTTCATAACTATTGCCATTATTGTCAACAAAGTTGAAAAAGTCAGTAGACTAGTCCTTTTCTCAGCCTCAGCTgcacaggcactcgtctcagaATTCCCCCCTATATACCTTTATCAGGGGCGTATCTAGAAAGAAATAATGTGCAAgcaaccaaggatttgtatagtgagactatacaaatccttgtcaggacttataaaaaattatgattgtaaaactatttagtattataataataaattttctgAATAGAGTAATACATAAACAACACACATTTGTGATACAGAATTTACTCAAAATCGTCAAAAATATGTGCTTTGGGTCTAGGCAGAAACAAACTTCTCTATTACGTTGTCAATATTCACACTGAAATACAGATGAATATGCAGTAACTGCATGTcgttgttcatttttttatcgtacttttgttttcaacatacCAATTACACTGATAGTTCTCAATGGTCATATGATGGTAGCACTCGCAAGATGTTATAAACCAGCTTACATATTCGGCATGGAGTGACTAATTAAATTAGACAAAATTACATGCCAGGTCAGTTTCGTATGTCTCAGACAATAATGAGATTTGTTCGTCTGTTATATTTCCTAAAACACGATGAAGCAGATACAGCACAAAGAAGCGACTTTCTAATACTGGTACTAGAGGCGACTCCACTCTCCAGTTCCCTTATCATATGGTTTATGAACGCAAAAAATTATAATGAGACTTTCCAATACTGTTTTGGCGTGTTTGCAGGGTGCTTGGCTCTGGTAGTCTGGGGACCACATTGCCCcggcatattttcaatgttatcgAAGGGTTCTGATAAATCTAATGTCGATTGGTTCATTTCATTCCAAACTGATGAACCGTGCACTGTAAAATGTGCTCCAAAACTAAATGTCTTGACTGAGTATTACAAATTCATATATATCttgtaaaagatacaagttactGTCCGATTTTGCCATCATCTccaataaaacttttattttgaaaccatATGCCGTTATTTAATGACATGTTATCTATTCAAAAAGTGACAACATAGGTGTTtcctttaacattcaatttataaattttgattttgccatttttttttttgcattccGAATCGATGTGCATGCAACTGTGTGTTAGCGTATAGGGAGCTATGCGCCTGTTTATATAACACAGGTACTTAACTCGcaatatagaaaaatgtcagGCGGTGACTTAATTCCGTTATATGTCGATTTCTCGGCTGTCAACCACCCTAAAACTTGTTATTTCGTAAATCTCAACAAAAGTAGGAGCAAAGATAAATTTAGAGTACAGACCCTTgtgttataaaaatgtatataggattttttttctgagatgAGTGCCTGTGCTCAGTCAGCTACCGTCtcaaatacatttaatatgTTATGGTCGGTGTTACAAGTCTCAATTCAAGCACACCAATCTGGCAATCAAGTAAAAGATAAAGAGGATATACGCTATGATTGTGatttcatttacatatatatcattgtgtgatgtgttttcgtacaaataacaatttttactGCTTACTGTTTTCACTGTTGAGTTTTTATTCAGGAgtttactcaaatttaaaaGCATGTCCTGTAGATTGATTTTAGGTACagtatctactttttttttgtcaaggcTTACTGcaattttttactgttttctaTTACTTTGtgctgggaacagtatatttAAGGGGAGATGAATCTGATAGGCTTTTCGGTATAAAATTGATGAAATCTCGTACTCCCCAAGACTTCTGAGATTTATAGATTTTGGTAGGTCTGACTGAAAAAATATCAGAACTGCTCAACAAATTAACCACATAACtctaatcataaataaatacaagttttatcataaagtaaatatattttgtcataatagacaatagacaatattttattggcacaaacgCATTTACAATAAATGGTAATGACCGAATGGATAAACAATTTGCTATACATGgtagtaaaatacaaacaattatatatatatgtgaataaaCGATTAAAGGTATAATGAAAATCTATTACAATAGATTACTTCTTgcattaaaacaatttgttacGAAAGAGGAAGATAATTTTAGTGCCTTATAGGATGTATTATTAAGTATgagatttattatatttttatcacacAATGTGGTTACACTTTTTCctgtaatattaaacatttttaatacaaaagacTCTCTAATACTGGAGTAACCGCTACAGTGTAGCAACATGTGctgttcattttcaatttcgCCACTTTTACAGATTTCACAAATTCTTTGATCTCTGggcatttttaaatatcttccTCTTTCAATGGCAAGGTTATGAGCACGAACTCTTAATTTACATAATGATGATCGATCTgatctattttttaaagcatcAACATAACCTGCCCGTTCATTAATTTTGTAGACACTctggaaaaatattaatttaggaGATGCTGAAATATTTGCATGTTGTTCCTGAAAACCCTGATCAGTTAGTCTTTGTTTTATGAAACCAAACAGGGGTTTAATAGTAAGGTTATCATTTGACAAATAAGATAAACCTAagttttgaataataatatttaactttttaacccATGGGTTGCTTTTTTTTGTAGCATTATATATTTGGTGAACTAAACTTCCTTCTGAAGTGATTAAATGATCCCAGAATTTAATGCTAGATAACATTATCCTATTTTTCAATGGCAGTCTTGCAAGTTCGGAACGACATGCATCATTTGAGGCCTTACAGTGTACTCCTaagatttctttaataaattttatatgcaaCTTTTCGTAGGCATCACTGTCTTTAAATGTCGAAATAATCCCCCAGATTTCACTACAATAAAGGAGAATAGGGGCTACTAAGGAATCAAAAAGGTTTTCCAGAAGTTTACAAGGGTTATCTAATcctattgttttctttattttaaaatacgcTTTCCTAGCTTTTTCCATAAGCGAAGTGATGGCGACATTAAAACTGCCATTATATCTAATATTTATACCCAAGTAACAATAAGTATTAACTGTCTCTAAGGATTTGCCATTATAATAAAATTCGTTCAGAAAAGACTTTCCGTTTGAATTAAAAACCATTACTTTTGATTTCTCTGTATTGACTTGCAATTTCCAAGAAGAACAATAATTACTTAATGTATTGATACAATTTTGCAAACCCTCTTTGCTATCAGATAATAATACAATATCATCTGCATACAAAAGTGCATTTAATGAAACATCACCAACTACAACTGGATCtgcattgatattttccaaGTCTTTAAGTA comes from the Mytilus trossulus isolate FHL-02 chromosome 3, PNRI_Mtr1.1.1.hap1, whole genome shotgun sequence genome and includes:
- the LOC134710629 gene encoding uncharacterized protein LOC134710629, coding for MDSGLEEKGSNNSSGSETPMDTAEGSSDSKSPKRSKNDKVLDSDSSSPWSDFPSLSEDDSSEEEDIEEGERTSQIQLDRLFWYLYSRLLKDKTCLNDIYTDLFANPGLYDKFKFIKKIMNACEFGPTFDTFCFSLPRPDNMENDFRRAVHSMKELLKKCQDGSVTTTCMNSLDFPSESSKQMAEKLLQKLKKKLEREPVEQPKQDKALREQTKKAEQITDKGVNGTKNDDQDTSFKEKASSNASNTSKKETSSKNNTSCKEDNTSQKAANSQDQEKKVNGSKTNAGSYSENDDLKDTSSKEKATSKASKTSKKETSSKNNTSSKEDNASQKATSSKDQDKQTPDDPDAEHDQNEESIDENQEEHNDSDWDYYGAEEEFDELTEDQKINKILANSFPHNIIYLLSDGKTDIIPSWCGQIQVLVNPVNKILSFLMYDYVPLYPDDIRGAILNGMSAPVVRRNIAKELEKFECCRLLRMDVPLKSLEELFVVQPNDREFLIYSKLTPPAKFYQRYISVSCRDGNNWSERQPFLPFEGHSFSDCSRKYMLIFGGEVSEMSDIMAQIIACRPEQKICTEPKGKITMVDLIEKLNENDDPENSSAINTHSREEETEHQNIDVNIRHRNNILDMLIKYEIINEDQGEKIKQNVDLKQKKPQNKKINNFLDKLDLDPCLKDYVNFGCEDVSKLEKHLTKKLEAGEYGHEMESLMLKYPERYNFDDITVAEFLNAEKKDKSYRTLFYSFCRSEPEQCDCTWHCKVCKQCQDWRSWHCSNCNKCAYGISNSICEYCGYKSSGKFILQPDSYHTEKIEAYEGMYTCNKIKDHWNLKLSIDDVPDWTKEVKVDDESSGDFKLKDYINRDDLGIVNLWALAIGLSGSGPRRHIGRFFTEYFRYQIAENIPLIVLH